A region of Vigna radiata var. radiata cultivar VC1973A chromosome 6, Vradiata_ver6, whole genome shotgun sequence DNA encodes the following proteins:
- the LOC106763031 gene encoding uncharacterized protein LOC106763031, with translation MDEADFDAAFPFPSEFPYEFHSPGVEPVESGSTGTESSDEEDFFAGLTRRLGHASIHDTRKEQMLTVPICNAEKTESQKLMARGLAGSPQSILSGIGSWSGRSGGSGDGSPNGSSRVPSPTTTPFKPTNDAWDVLYAAAGQVARLRMNDEVSSKFEFQNGGVFGGVSPPVVAENAFFVNHGGPPARYPQVRPEQMLKQQCGSVWGRQEKVAWVTQQHQPQVQNRVRDLRDFGYDYEAMNCIRTLPHSAWRRPLQAKPQNQQVSHFGSGSRPGLQAGSGVVNKKGCAGTGVFLPRQYGAPPPESRKKTSCAAPVLVPAKVIHALNLNIDDINAASQQRISSAFGPDYDALLARRNALILQQKFSMRREEAANHELRLPQEWTY, from the exons ATGGATGAAGCTGACTTTGACGCCGCGTTTCCCTTCCCCTCCGAGTTTCCTTACGAGTTTCACTCGCCTGGGGTAGAACCGGTTGAGTCCGGTTCCACTGGGACCGAGAGCAGCGACGAGGAGGACTTCTTTGCTGGCTTGACTCGCCGCCTCGGTCATGCATCGATTCATGACACCAGGAAGGAACAGATGCTCACTGTTCCAATCTGCAACGCTGAAAAAACTGAG AGTCAGAAACTGATGGCTCGGGGTTTGGCTGGCTCGCCTCAGTCTATACTCAGTGGAATCGGAAGCTGGTCCGGTCGGAGTGGCGGTTCCGGCGACGGGAGTCCCAACGGGTCTTCTCGTGTTCCTTCGCCAACGACGACGCCGTTTAAGCCTACAAATGATGCGTGGGATGTACTGTACGCGGCCGCAGGGCAAGTTGCGAGGTTGAGGATGAACGACGAAGTCTCTTCGAAGTTTGAGTTTCAGAACGGGGGTGTTTTTGGGGGTGTTTCTCCGCCAGTAGTCGCGGAGAATGCGTTTTTCGTGAACCATGGCGGTCCTCCG GCTCGGTACCCGCAGGTGAGACCGGAGCAGATGCTGAAGCAGCAGTGTGGTTCGGTTTGGGGAAGGCAAGAGAAGGTTGCTTGGGTGACCCAGCAGCACCAGCCACAAGTTCAGAACAGAGTACGTGACTTGCGTGATTTTGGGTATGACTATGAAGCCATGAACTGCATACGCACCTTGCCCCATTCTGCATGGCGCCGTCCTCTTCAAGCGAAGCCCCAGAATCAGCAGGTTTCGCATTTCGGATCAGGGTCACGACCCGGTTTGCAAGCTGGATCTGGCGTTGTTAACAAAAAGGGTTGCGCTGGAACAGGGGTTTTCCTGCCACGTCAGTACGGGGCACCTCCACCGGAATCTCGCAAGAAAACAA GTTGTGCTGCTCCAGTTCTGGTCCCAGCTAAGGTTATCCATGCTTTGAACCTCAACATTGATGACATCAATGCCGCTAGCCAACAACGCATCTCTAGTGCATTCGGGCCGGACTATG ATGCTTTGTTAGCAAGGAGAAATGCTCTTATCCTTCAACAGAAGTTCAGCATGCGGCGAGAGGAAGCTGCCAACCATGAACTTCGCTTGCCTCAAGAATGGACGTACTGA